The Candidatus Thermoplasmatota archaeon region TCTCGTAACCTTGGGTATGTTATACGCGAGCATGTAAAAGGTGCTCCTTTTGTAAAACACTCTGGTATCGAGCCTATTTCTATGGGTTATGTTATTGTTGAGCCTGGTATGACTGCTGGTAAAGTCGGTGAGGTTGATTTGATTAAGAGAAATGACATTGAGACTGCTGTTGGTTACGCACTTGCTGCCCAGTATCTTGGCATGAGCTTTTTTTATCTCGAGGCAGGCTCAGGTGCACCAACCCCTGTACCAAATGAGATGATATCATCTGTCAAAAAAAACATCAATATACCACTTGTTGTTGGCGGGGGCATAAGAAACGCTAAGATTGCTGGTGAGAAAGCAAAGGCTGGTGCAGATATCATTGTGACAGGTACCACTTTGGAGGAAGAAACAGATTTAAAAAAAGCACTTACTAGGATAATAAAAGCTATTGAGGAATAAATTTACATGAAAATTTTAGTTGGAATCAGCGGTGCATCAGGTAGCATCTACGGTATAAGGTTACTAGAAGAACTAGCTAAATCAGGTAATGAAGTTCATTTGATTGTTTCAGAGGATGCAAAAAAAATCATCAGACATGAGACAAACTATACGTATGATAAAATAAAAAAGAAAGCCAGTTTTTATTATAAAAACTCAGATATGTTTGCTGCTCCTGCTAGCGGGTCTTTTAAACTAGATGCAATGGTTATAGCTCCATGTAGCATGAAAACACTTTCTGCGATCGCTAACGGCTATGGTGATACGCTTA contains the following coding sequences:
- a CDS encoding geranylgeranylglyceryl/heptaprenylglyceryl phosphate synthase, which translates into the protein MTIAQDIVRKAKKKPLHFSLLDPDKQSPEEAGSIAKTATEAGSSAIMVGGSTLLSQDQVDETVKAIKKQSKLPVILFPSGAKFLSKYADAVFFMSLLNSRNLGYVIREHVKGAPFVKHSGIEPISMGYVIVEPGMTAGKVGEVDLIKRNDIETAVGYALAAQYLGMSFFYLEAGSGAPTPVPNEMISSVKKNINIPLVVGGGIRNAKIAGEKAKAGADIIVTGTTLEEETDLKKALTRIIKAIEE
- a CDS encoding UbiX family flavin prenyltransferase, whose amino-acid sequence is MKILVGISGASGSIYGIRLLEELAKSGNEVHLIVSEDAKKIIRHETNYTYDKIKKKASFYYKNSDMFAAPASGSFKLDAMVIAPCSMKTLSAIANGYGDTLISRAASCCLKEERKLILVIRETPLDLPGIKNMLSAKQAGATILPAMPGFYHKPKKIEELVDFVVGKILDQLRIEHSLFKRWK